A section of the Stenotrophomonas sp. 364 genome encodes:
- the rpmF gene encoding 50S ribosomal protein L32 translates to MAVQKSRVTPSRRGMRRAHDALSAKQLSTDPTTGEVHLRHHITADGFYRGKKVIATKSNSAVEED, encoded by the coding sequence ATGGCTGTGCAGAAATCCCGTGTCACCCCGTCCCGCCGCGGTATGCGCCGTGCGCATGACGCCCTGAGCGCCAAGCAGCTGTCCACCGATCCGACCACCGGTGAAGTGCATCTGCGTCACCACATCACCGCTGACGGTTTCTACCGTGGCAAGAAGGTGATTGCGACCAAGTCGAATTCGGCCGTCGAAGAAGATTGA
- a CDS encoding YceD family protein codes for MSANVPELLDAWRMVAARRCFDGQVNLAELTRLQGLVADTEGQCTYALEFAHDDILRVSYVELTIETALPLICQRSLQRFLLPVSMVQRLGLIRSEEEESSLPEGYEPWLVPEDGMLRPLELVEDELVLAVPVVPLSPDGQAVDRDWAPTEEEISKANPFAALAALKKQ; via the coding sequence ATGTCCGCGAACGTGCCCGAATTGCTGGATGCTTGGCGGATGGTCGCAGCACGCAGGTGCTTCGACGGCCAGGTGAATCTAGCTGAATTGACCCGCCTGCAAGGGCTTGTTGCCGATACCGAAGGTCAGTGCACCTATGCACTGGAATTCGCGCACGACGACATCCTGCGGGTATCCTATGTTGAACTGACCATCGAAACCGCGTTGCCGCTGATCTGTCAGCGCAGCCTGCAGCGCTTCCTGCTGCCGGTCTCGATGGTGCAGCGGCTCGGCCTGATCCGCAGCGAAGAGGAAGAATCCTCGTTGCCGGAAGGGTACGAACCGTGGCTGGTGCCCGAAGACGGCATGCTGCGACCGCTGGAACTGGTCGAGGACGAACTGGTCCTGGCCGTGCCCGTTGTGCCGTTGTCTCCCGATGGGCAGGCAGTGGACCGCGACTGGGCACCGACCGAAGAAGAAATCAGCAAGGCCAATCCGTTCGCGGCGTTGGCGGCACTGAAAAAACAATAG